One Eretmochelys imbricata isolate rEreImb1 chromosome 9, rEreImb1.hap1, whole genome shotgun sequence genomic window, AATGTCAGTTGTAAGTAAGAAATCATTTCACTCCAGACCTTCAGCAAGGGGTGAGCTTTAAAAGATTTGTTTGACATTTGTTTGGTACAAATATCCTGAAGTGGGGAGCCTTTTATTGGAAGCTTACTCGAGTCTGCAAAATTAGCAGTGAAATCTTTCTCATTTTGGCATTTCCATCTCTGAGCCAGAAACAGGCAGTGAAATAAAAAAGCTTTCTGGACATTTTAGGACTTTTGATTATAGAAACAGGTAAAATTACAAGTCAGTCCTTACTTTTTTCGTAATAGATTAACCCAACCATATCTTAGAGCCGAGGTGATGGAATATATAATATGATCTACTCAAAAATATGAGGCAATgttaattaatatttaaattgtaaacttgTTGAGGCAAgaacttcctcttcctctccataTGGTTAGTATTGCATTAAGCAGACCCTTAGCACGCTATACAAATTAAATAATCATTACtgttttagtaaggggccaaaTCTGGAAGTCCTTATTTAgtgaaaattctcttttaagtCAAAGGGAATATTGTCCGAGTAAGGAGCCCAACAACATCAGGGACTGGCCCAATATGAAGACAGTTTTACTTGATTCAAAGTTTTGACAAAGTTTCTGAATTCAGTGTtcatcacaaaaataaataatgtcaAGTGCTTCTTattttagggccaaatccagGCCACATAGGAAAATCCAAATCAAAGAGCTTTGCTGGGTCATGCTCAACCCCAGCCAGCAGTCACCAGCATGTGGCAGGGTAGCCGATATTACAGAAAGTTATGGAGTTGGGTAGTGGATGTAGACTGTTGCACCTAATCTGCACAGAATTTGCACTATATGGAGCCTCACAGGCCATGCCTCCAACATATTACTTTCTCCTCTTTACATAATCCACCAAAACTGTACTGTGTGGTTTCTCCTCAGCTAGGTCTAGTTGTGCATTATTGCCAATCAGTTTTTGCTGGTGGGGGCCGCCCTATCACGCTTGTCTAACCTAGATGTAGTTTGTGGGATTAGTGGCCTCAACCAAACACTGAGCCTTCTTACGTAGGCACGTTAAGCTGCAAATTAGCAGAAATGATGCATTTCTTCTGCACTGTTGGCCAAAGTAGCAGAGAATTTTCTCAGAGGGGCATGTGGACATATATGAGATATCTCCTGAGGGCCTCTGCAAGGCATTGCAGAGTTGTAGAAGTGGACATGTCGTGGTTGTGACCAGTGGGACAATGTGTATTGCATATCACATGGCTGAAAGCTGAAATAGGAGGGTAGTGGCAGGTGACATACTTCATGCTCCCTGTCCTATACACAGCAATAGCTGGACACAGAATTAGTGCCCTGGCCCTTACCTCCATTCAACAAGTGAAATCTTAACCTCGCTCTCATCAGTTTCACATGAACAAAGCTATTTTATTCCGGTTTGGTCAGTTCTGGATTGGGCACCATatcaattatttttataatatacaTACCATGTTGTTTAAATTCAATATTCACAACAGGCTTGCAAGAAAAAGGTCAAATCCTCAAGTCCTTTGTCAATTTTTTAATCAGTCCAgcgctcattgaagtcaacagatgtTTGCGTGAGAAAGGATTTCAGAATTTTCCCCAATATGCTGGACCACATGAATATGATGATGAACATCCTTGTAATCATTTCAGAAAGTGCAATATTAATATTACACCACTTCACCTTATCACACAGTTCTGGAATGCTTTTTCGCATAACCTCTGTTGTGTAACTGAATACTGTCTTGCAAATCTTGTCTTGAAAGTCGTCTTCTGAACTCATCTGTAGTGAAGTAGTATATGACTGGGTCTACACAAGAATTCAAACTGGCAAGACACAAAGCCACTGCATGAAATATTGAAATCACATTTCGGGCACATTGGTTTTTTATCCATTTTGATTTAACAAGGAAATCTAAAGGAAAACTGATATGATAAGGTGCAAAGCAAATCAGAAATACCACAGCACAGGTGAGGATCATCTTTAAAgccttttttttctctccaaagtCATGGGAAATtgaattcttttcttttaatgataGGATAGTCTTCCATGAGCAATACAGAATTATCAGCAGAGGAGTTACAAACCCAATCATCTCACCTATGGTCATCATCACAATGGAGTTGGAAAGGTCAATGTCCTTTATGGGAAGATCTGCAAAGCACTTAATACTGACATTCAGCTTATCAGAGTTACTGGAGTTACCAGAGTTAAATCTTAGAAGAGGAAAAGGCAAACAGCCAATGCAGACGACAATCCACCCAGCGATACTGATGTACACATCATATATACGTTTGCAGTCACTGAACTTGAAGGGGTACATAAGAAACAAAAATCGTCTTACACTGATGCAAACCAAGAAGTAGATGCTTGCATACATATTTACATACTTAAGGTAGAAACAAAATATACAGAGACCTTCTCCAAAGTGCCATGTTCCAGACAAGTAGTAGAAAATCCTTAGAGGCAGGGATAAAACTTGTGCTAAGTCAGCAATGGCTAGATTGATCATAAATATCACTGCCCTTTTAGTTTCTTTCATGTAGCCATAAAAGACCCACAGAGCTAAAACATTCCCTATTAATCCAGGGACCAGAATCAAAGTGTATGTAATTGCATAGTAACACTTAACATCAGTATTGTTGTAACAGATTGAGCTGTCTGTCgtcatgtttattttcatttagcACAGATGTGAATTCTAATGAGAAGTTTATGTTACCAATGGAATTTCCAGCTATCGTCAAATTTCCTAGATAGGTAACAATTAAAAAACGCCGGAGAAGCTGCAAACTTAACATTTACTTGTCTTGTTCCTTTGCATCCCTTTGCTTTCTTGTACAGCATTATTTTGCTCTTCACAGTTTCTTGTTTACTTTGTGTTCATCTAACTAAGTAAGATTGTTGCTTGCAAGGCTTGATAACATTATTCCTCTAAAGCTTCTTGCTGACCAGATTATCCTAAGGTAAAAACTACACATGACATTTCCTTCGGGCTTCACTTTTACATTGGTTTCAGTTTCTATGTCGTCTATTCTGATTTTGGAAGAAACTTTGTCCTGTGGTGAGTAAGTCATGAATGACCCTGGTCATGTTCCTTCTCAAATACCTCTTGAATATAATTGCTTGTGGTGCTGATAAAATGAAGCTCAGCATGAAGGCAAGGTGCAGGTTGGAATAAGGAGCATTCACTATGTGGTGCTGTAAGCAATAAATACATGTACAATAGCATCCTCAAAATCATCCATCTGGAGGTATTTCACAGCCAGTTTTCTCAGCCCCCAAATGTCAAAACAGATGCAGACCTGCAGCTGAAAGAAAACGAGGAAAATTACTGACTAATATCATGCCATATGGGAGTATGCTTTTTTGAAAGTGCTCTCTCCttctccatatatatatataatgtgtgtgtatgaaaTCTTGGAAGaaactttaaattattttttatccAAGATGGGCCTGCTTTTTAAGATGCTGAGCACCACAGTTCCCATTGTCTTCATCAAGAtcagtgagtgctcagcacttcagaaaatcaaGTCCTTTGTCATCTTCAGTGAAAGTGAGAGCAAGGCCACTGCAGAATAAGAAGAAAGTATAGACCGGCCTAATCACGACACCTGCATCATTTAATCTAGTGTTATGCATCTTTAAGCAGAACTCTTCTCTGACCCTAGTACACCCTCATTTGCTAATAACTAAGTAGTTTTATCAAATTCTCTTCTACAAACTAAGGTATCTGCTTAAAAGGAAGGACCTTCTTATGGCTAGTTGCACCTGTTGGAGGCAGCAGACATCCTGACAAGGGGCACTCTGCATCACTATGTGTCCCTCAGTACTGATTAGGTAGATAGACTGGATAGTTCCTATGCCAAGTAGTCATGCCTGGGAATCTGCAATGGAGTCTAGTGTGCTGCATGACTAATAAAGTAATGAGCCCTTCAAGAAGTGCCTACGTCTTCCTTTATGTTAATAACCACATTGATCCAAATACATCCCTACTGTAACACCACTGACGTCAGTAGAGTTGCACCAATGTTGAATTTGGTGCCTAAGACAAATTctttaagtaaaaatattttatttccataaTTTTGCAATGATAAAATAACATAAGCTGCCAGAAATGTCCAAAATGTAAGAACCTTTCATAAAAGTCACCCACAGAAGGAATTTTCGATATTTACCCAAAAGAAGGAGCACTTTTCTCATCTGATTGAAACCATATAATTACAGTGCGTATGTGCTGAAAACCTCTAAGGTCTCGGGTTACTGCCGCATTGCAGAAAAGAATCTATTTCTCATGTAAATGAGGCTGATATATTAatctgaaaatctgacctttcCGTCAGTGCAAATGCTGTTATGCTAACCCAGAATGTCAGGTCACAAAATGGTGGCCTTTCCTCCTAGCCAAACTCCATTCTAGggaaaaatgctattttgtgtTCTGTGAACATGATTTTTGAGCATAGTTCTTCCACTAATGTTTCACTTGTTCCATTGGTTACTTCGGCAGCCAGTTAACAGGTTTCCCCTTGAAACTGAAAGTAAAAGTGCAGCTACATGTTTGCTTTTCCTCACAGTTGATATCGctgtaatattttgcatttccaaCCTACCTTCTCACAAGAAGGTGCTGATACTAAAGTTtcttaaaatgtaacttttttgctAATGGATGAAACATCTCATAAAAAGATCTATCACGCAGCCAGTATTTTGTTGAGGTAAAGCCCCCTGCAAATGACAAACTGAGTGATGAAAGCATCTTGAATATACTGTTAACATATGATAAGTGATTGTCCACAACAACCCAAATGTCTTGGGACCTTCCTACACGagaaaccacctctcctcttggACCGTTCTGTCACAGCTGTGATCAGCGGAGGCACTCAGACTGGAGCACCTGTGATTTATAAGAGAAAGGTTTGGTAGCAGAATGTTCCCTGTGAGGGGTGGGCTGACGGCTCTCAGATGAGCTGCCTTCTCCTGTGGTCCAGCATAGCCTAAGTTGTTGGCCTTAAGAGCACTCTGCAAGGCATGTCTGTTTGTGCAGTCTGTTGTGGGAGATGCCATCTGAACAGAATTTAATCTATGGAGCAGGGGAAATGTTGTGTTTTGGAGTGGGTTCAGTATTATGGGCCAGGAGAGTGATAGAGTCATAGAGCTTAAAGCCAGAAGTGACCTAGAGCACCTAGTTTggcctcctgtgtatcacaggccaccaacaccccctccagcacccgcaTACTAAccccaacaactgaaatgagagCAAAGTAAATGAGACCCACAGGAGACTACATTAATATGTGCCACCGGCAGAGAATAAGAGGAACCCAGGTGCACCAGTGCTCAAGCACCCTGCAATGGcaaggaaatgattaaatgagatatatcTTATTTAATCCTGACAAGTGACTCCCACCCACACACCAGAAAGGCAAAAAAgaccccaaggtcactgccaatctgaatTGGGGGACATTCCTTCCCAACCCTACATATGGCAATAAGCTACACCCCAAGCATGTCAGCAAAAACCTGCCAGCCAAGCACCTGGAAGGGAGACTGCTCAGCGCCATCTCAAGGCCCTGGCCCACCCTACCCAGTGACCCATTTCCAGCCATGGCTATCCCTGATGCTCAGAggaaggatatttttaaaaatggggaaaaaattcatttctTGACCCCTGCTAGTGGCCGGCTGAAAAGCTGAAGCATgagagctttaggaacataagatgTAAACCAGACATGAGCCTCTAGGCTGTTGAGCTTTGCCCCCTATCATCACAAAGAATCTTCTCATACAATCGCACTCaaaaatttgtccagctctctcttaaaacaagttgtttgcccccacaactcctagtATGAGGCTATTCCAGAATAAGCTTCTGTTTAGTTTACTTCTCGTTTTTGTAATGGGTGTTGGGGTGCCTGGGAAAGGCCCCCCTTTTATATTATTGTAGAATTCCAATTAAATAAATATCCTATGTCTGTGCTTCCCACCCAGTGCCTTTGCCTGCTTTCCTGAGCATAACAGTAGCATTAGATGACAATGCTCAAGAAATAAAATAAGGCCTTTACCCTTCAAATGTGCACATGAATAGCCCATTGAGTTCAATCAAACTACTCAATGTGTTAAATTACTCAGATGTGCAAATGTTTGTGAGATTGGGGCATACAGAACAAGGTCAATTAAACCATGACCCAATACCGCATGTATTAATTTCAGTTCCTCTGAGTTTTAGGTAACAGGTTCAATGTTGTCATTCGCAGACttccagaagagctctgtgtagtttgaacacttgtctctttcaccaacagaaattggtccaataaaaagatattacgtTACCTATTTTGTGATTCTAGAATTAGGCACTCTGATGACTGAACAAAGGAGGCTCATCGATAGTTGCACAGGCCAGcttgatgtttatttttccctcttCATATTAACCTGATTTTCCCTAACATGTAgcactgaatttattttaaagttctgAATTTGTGATACTAAAATGATTTCATCTCTGTCTGCATGCTAAGGTCCCAAATCTGCACAATTtatgtgtgcttaactttatttacatgagtagtcccatggacttcaataggactgctcatatgagtaaagttaagcGTGTAGAAGTGTTTGCAGGCTCAGCGTATAAAacagcttcatttttaaaaaaatctctcaatGGGGTGTTTTTTATAAGCCCTCTCTTGCATGGTGGTTCCCAGCAAGATTCATCCAGCCAGTAAGGTTAAATCTTACTCACATTACTGAACTAGGATTACCTAGGTGAGTAAGGCAAGATAGATTTGGCCCTACCTCAATGGCCCCCATGCAAGTGAGGGGGTAGTGCAATGCAGTGCAACTAACGCAAGCCATACatgttgcacacacacacaaactacttCGGTAAAATGGATGGTGGAGCTTCTCTAAGTGAACCAGTACCTGAGTAAAATAGCCTCAGTGTTTTTCCCACTCTGGTTTATTGTGTAAAGTCACCATCATTCACTCTGTATTTACTCCTCCTGAAATATTTCCCTTAATTCCATTACTAACACAATGTCATTACACTTGCACTAAACAACAGACATTACATAATTACCTAACATTACATAATTCATCAAAGGCATCATAACCTCAAAGGCTAGGTTCTGCTTAGTCCTTAAAAGGGCACATAGACGGGGAAAAGTAAGAAGTCTCCCTCTCCTTGCACAGCCTGCATACTGCTAAATAGAATTGCATTCTTTGCACTCAGgaaagttcacagtctgctccccATTTACAAACCCGTTTTCCTACAGTAacccaaaaagaaaagtgaagaaaAGTAGAGACTAGCTGGAACAATGGCTCCACCTGCTAGGCACTAGCTAGCAGAACTGTCCTCGTACACAGGGAAAGAATGCTTTACCCTTTAAGTTTAGAAtatttcaaaagagcctaagagAGTTGTGTACCCAACTCCCAAAGATGTTCAATAGGATTTGGGCATGAAACTCCCTTTGGCTCTCCTGAAAATCTTAGCCTGAAGGGCTGTAGCAGTGGGTTCCTCTCCCTGTGCACTGGGGAGCTTCAGGAGACACTGAAGAAATATAGAAAAATCAAGCActgaaatttttttcaaattatgcTTTCACTGCAGGGATTCCATATATAGCTATAGATATTGATGCTTGTGATATTCTGAGTCACCCCAGGAAACGAATGACAATTTTTACTAGAGGAAAAAATACAAGCAAAGTGAGAAACTGCAACTGGAAAATTCCAAACAAGAAAGTATGGCATTTTGGccaaaaatataatataaaaccCAGCAAGGTGCGAAAAGAGGAACTCATGTTTCACATGTTCTGCATGCTTGTTTACCTTCAAGTTTATGGTATTACGAAGACTTTCTGTATCTAACTATAAACCATAAGTAACttcctttttttctattttctttctcctgtttatatggcaatattttttttttgaccGGTCAGATTTTGGCAGGCACAACACTGTGACTTATCTTTTatacttaaaaaaatgtattaatagcATCTTCCATACAGAATTGTCATTCTATATATTCATTATTGGT contains:
- the GPR174 gene encoding putative G-protein coupled receptor 174; the encoded protein is MKINMTTDSSICYNNTDVKCYYAITYTLILVPGLIGNVLALWVFYGYMKETKRAVIFMINLAIADLAQVLSLPLRIFYYLSGTWHFGEGLCIFCFYLKYVNMYASIYFLVCISVRRFLFLMYPFKFSDCKRIYDVYISIAGWIVVCIGCLPFPLLRFNSGNSSNSDKLNVSIKCFADLPIKDIDLSNSIVMMTIGEMIGFVTPLLIILYCSWKTILSLKEKNSISHDFGEKKKALKMILTCAVVFLICFAPYHISFPLDFLVKSKWIKNQCARNVISIFHAVALCLASLNSCVDPVIYYFTTDEFRRRLSRQDLQDSIQLHNRGYAKKHSRTV